A single Vicia villosa cultivar HV-30 ecotype Madison, WI unplaced genomic scaffold, Vvil1.0 ctg.000364F_1_1, whole genome shotgun sequence DNA region contains:
- the LOC131627471 gene encoding putative UDP-rhamnose:rhamnosyltransferase 1: protein MAEEIIHVVMLPWSAFGHLMPFLKLSIALAKEGVHVSYISTPKNIQRLPKLPSNLSHLIDLVEIPLPSLNTNLLPKDAEATMDIPFDKNQYLEEAYDRLQHPVRKLVSNWLPSWIICDYNPHWIVEIAQEFHVKLIYYSVVSAATLVFLGPPSNTMKSRFSLESLTSPPKWVTFPSSVAYKRNEAVGFFNSVHQETGYEVSGIERLVKVICAAKAVICCSCYEIEGEYLNLYEKLVGKPVIPIGLLPVETPQREKLYGSESGAGSENAIFEWLDKQATKSVVFVGFGSECKLSKEQVLEIAYGIEVSKLPFLWGLRKPDWACNDQDFLPIGFSERTYERGLVCMGWIPQQEILAHSSIGGSLFHSGWGSAIETLQFGNNLVVLPFIVDQPLNARLLVDKGLAIEVKRNEDGTFTRYEIAKSLRHAMVLEEGEELRAKTREAAAIVGNLKLHQDHYIAEFVKFLKDGIKKET from the coding sequence ATGGCTGAGGAAATAATTCATGTAGTGATGCTTCCATGGTCTGCATTTGGCCACTTGATGCCATTTCTAAAACTTTCAATAGCCTTAGCCAAAGAAGGTGTTCATGTCTCCTACATATCAACCCCCAAAAACATTCAAAGGCTTCCTAAACTTCCTTCAAACCTATCACATTTGATAGATTTGGTGGAAATTCCATTACCATCATTAAACACAAACCTCTTGCCAAAAGATGCTGAAGCAACTATGGACATTCCATTTGATAAGAATCAGTACTTAGAAGAAGCGTATGATCGACTCCAGCATCCGGTGAGGAAGTTAGTATCCAATTGGTTACCTAGTTGGATTATATGTGATTATAATCCCCATTGGATAGTTGAGATTGCTCAAGAGTTTCATGTAAAGCTAATATACTATTCTGTTGTTTCGGCCGCAACGTTAGTGTTCCTTGGACCACCAAGTAACACGATGAAATCTCGATTCTCGCTGGAAAGTTTAACGTCGCCGCCGAAATGGGTGACGTTTCCGTCATCGGTTGCTTATAAAAGAAATGAGGCAGTTGGTTTTTTTAATAGTGTTCATCAGGAAACTGGTTATGAGGTTAGCGGTATCGAAAGGCTTGTCAAGGTAATTTGTGCTGCTAAAGCTGTAATTTGTTGCAGTTGCTATGAGATTGAAGGTGAATATCTGAATCTATATGAGAAACTAGTTGGTAAGCCTGTGATTCCTATAGGTTTGTTGCCTGTAGAAACGCCGCAAAGAGAAAAATTGTACGGATCGGAATCGGGAGCAGGATCAGAGAATGCGATATTTGAGTGGCTTGATAAGCAAGCGACAAAGTCAGTTGTTTTTGTAGGGTTTGGGAGTGAATGCAAATTGAGCAAGGAGCAAGTTTTGGAAATTGCCTATGGAATTGAAGTGTCCAAATTGCCATTTTTATGGGGACTGAGAAAGCCTGATTGGGCATGCAATGATCAAGATTTTCTACCTATTGGTTTTAGTGAAAGAACATATGAGAGAGGACTCGTTTGTATGGGATGGATACCACAGCAAGAGATCTTAGCACATTCATCTATTGGGGGATCTTTGTTTCATTCTGGATGGGGTTCAGCAATTGAAACATTGCAATTTGGAAACAACCTTGTTGTGTTACCATTCATTGTTGATCAGCCTCTTAATGCAAGGCTTTTGGTGGATAAAGGTTTGGCTATTGAAGTTAAAAGAAATGAAGATGGAACATTCACTAGATATGAAATTGCCAAATCACTTAGACATGCAATGGTGTTGGAGGAAGGAGAGGAGCTTAGAGCTAAGACAAGAGAAGCTGCTGCAATTGTTGGAAATTTGAAGCTGCATCAGGATCATTACATAGCAGAATTTGTCAAGTTTCTCAAGGATGGAATCAAGAAAGAGACATGA
- the LOC131627472 gene encoding probable polygalacturonase, translating into MELLWKSHMMKVIKLVYVLLLVTLMNSKVSLSKKDKIISTSFEYNAINCRANSVSLKDFGGVGDGKTSNTKAFQAAISHLSKYDSEEGSQLYVPAGKWLTGSFSLISHFTLYLHKDAVLLASQDVKEWPVIKPLPSYGRGRDAAAGRYTSLIFGTNLTDVIVTGDNGTIDGQGSFWWQQFHNKKLKYTRPYLIELMFSDNIQISNLTLLNSPSWNIHPVYSSNIIIKGVTIIAPVRSPNTDGINPDSCTNTKIEDCYIVSGDDCVAVKSGWDEYGIKFGWPTKQLVIRRLTCISPYSATIALGSEMSGGIQDVRAEDITAVHTESGIRIKTAVGRGGYVKDIYVKRMTMHTMKWAFWITGNYGSHADKNYDHNALPEIKNINYRDMVAEEVAMAANLEGISNDPFTGICISNVTISMAAKAKKQPWTCNDIEGITSRVTPKPCGLLPDQGTEKITDCDFPSDYLPIDTLVLKKCSYSI; encoded by the exons ATGGAACTCTTGTGGAAATCTCACATGATGAAA GTAATTAAATTGGTTTATGTTCTTCTTTTGGTGACACTGATGAATTCTAAGGTATCTTTGAGCAAAAAAGACAAAATCATAAGCACTTCTTTTGAGTACAATGCTATAAATTGTAGAGCAAATAGTGTCTCCTTGAAGGATTTTGGTGGTGTTGGAGATGGAAAAACATCAAACACAAAAGCTTTTCAAGCTGCAATAAGTCATTTGAGTAAGTATGATTCTGAAGAAGGGTCTCAACTATATGTCCCTGCTGGAAAATGGCTTACTGGAAGCTTTAGTCTTATAAGTCATTTCACACTTTATTTGCACAAAGATGCTGTTCTTCTTGCTTCTCAG GATGTCAAAGAATGGCCTGTAATCAAACCACTCCCATCCTATGGTAGAGGAAGAGATGCAGCAGCTGGAAGGTACACCAGTCTCATATTTGGAACAAACCTCACTGATGTTATTGTCACAG GGGACAATGGAACTATAGATGGTCAAGGCTCATTTTGGTGGCAACAGTTTCATAACAAAAAGTTGAAGTACACTCGTCCTTACTTGATTGAGTTAAtgttctcagacaacattcaaatctCTAATTTAACACTGCTTAATTCTCCATCATGGAATATTCATCCTGTTTATAGCAG CAATATTATAATTAAAGGTGTAACCATCATTGCTCCTGTAAGGTCTCCAAACACCGATGGCATCAACCCAG ATTCATGTACAAATACAAAAATTGAAGACTGTTATATAGTTTCTGGAGACGATTGTGTGGCGGTGAAGAGTGGATGGGATGAGTACGGCATAAAATTCGGGTGGCCAACAAAGCAACTAGTGATCAGAAGGTTAACATGCATTTCACCATACAGTGCAACCATTGCGTTGGGAAGCGAAATGTCGGGCGGGATACAAGATGTCAGAGCCGAAGACATCACAGCCGTCCACACCGAATCAGGAATCAGAATCAAGACAGCTGTAGGGAGAGGAGGGTATGTGAAAGACATATATGTCAAGAGAATGACCATGCATACAATGAAATGGGCATTTTGGATAACAGGTAACTATGGTTCACATGCTGATAAAAACTATGATCATAATGCTTTACCTGAGATAAAAAACATCAACTACAGAGACATGGTAGCTGAAGAAGTTGCCATGGCTGCTAATTTGGAAGGAATTTCTAATGACCCTTTTACTGGAATATGCATTTCCAATGTGACGATTAGTATGGCAGCTAAGGCTAAGAAACAGCCATGGACCTGTAATGATATTGAAGGAATCACGAGTCGTGTTACTCCTAAGCCTTGTGGTTTGTTACCTGATCAAGGGACAGAGAAAATTACAGATTGTGATTTTCCCTCTGATTATCTACCTATCGATACGTTGGTGCTTAAGAAATGCAGCTACAGCATTTAA
- the LOC131627474 gene encoding mitogen-activated protein kinase homolog MMK2, with translation MSVAESAENNIRGIPTHGGRYLQYNIYGNLFEVSRKYVPPIRPVGRGAYGIVCAAVNAETREEVAIKKIGNAFDNRIDAKRTLREIKLLRHMDHENVMSIKDIIRPPQKENFNDVYIVSELMDTDLHQIIRSNQPMTDDHCRYFVYQLLRGLKYVHSANVLHRDLKPSNLLLNANCDLKIGDFGLARTTSETDFMTEYVVTRWYRAPELLLNCSEYTAAIDIWSVGCILGEIVTRQPLFPGRDYVHQLRLVTELIGSPDDASLGFLRSENARRYVRQLPQYPKQDFATRFPNMSPGAVDLLEKMLVFDPSKRIRVDEALCHPYMAPLHDINEEPVCVRPFSFDFEEPMFTEEDIKELIYKESVRFNPDPPNH, from the exons ATGTCTGTTGCTGAATCAGCTGAGAATAACATCAGAGGAATACCAACTCATGGTGGACGCTATTTGCAGTACAATATCTATGGTAACCTTTTTGAGGTTTCAAGAAAGTATGTACCTCCTATTCGTCCTGTCGGTAGAGGTGCCTATGGTATTGTTTG tGCTGCTGTAAATGCTGAGACACGTGAGGAAGTCGCCATTAAGAAGATTGGCAATGCATTTGACAACAGAATAGATGCTAAAAGGACCTTACGGGAAATAAAACTTCTTCGCCATATGGATCATGAAAAT GTGATGTCTATTAAGGATATTATACGACCTCCACAGAAGGAGAACTTCAATGATGTGTACATTGTTTCTGAGTTAATGGACACCGATTTGCATCAAATAATACGTTCCAATCAACCAATGACAGATGACCATTGTCGG TATTTTGTGTATCAGCTGTTACGAGGGCTCAAATACGTACACTCAGCTAATGTGTTGCACCGAGACCTTAAGCCTAGCAATTTGCTACTGAATGCCAATTGTGACCTTAAAATTGGAGATTTTGGTCTCGCTAGGACTACATCAGAAACCGATTTCATGACAGAGTACGTGGTTACTCGGTGGTACCGAGCTCCCGAACTGCTTCTTAATTGTTCAGAATATACAGCAGCCATTGATATATGGTCTGTCGGTTGCATACTCGGTGAAATCGTAACAAGACAGCCTCTCTTCCCTGGAAGAGATTATGTTCATCAGCTGAGATTGGTCACAGAG CTGATAGGTTCACCTGATGATGCCAGCCTTGGATTCCTACGCAGCGAAAATGCTCGTAGATACGTAAGACAACTTCCACAATATCCAAAACAAGATTTTGCTACTAGGTTTCCCAACATGTCTCCAGGTGCTGTTGATCTGCTCGAGAAGATGCTTGTCTTTGATCCGAGCAAGCGCATTAGAG TTGACGAGGCGTTGTGCCATCCATACATGGCACCTCTGCACGATATCAACGAGGAACCTGTGTGTGTCAGACCATTCAGTTTTGACTTCGAGGAACCGATGTTCACCGAAGAAGATATCAAGGAACTCATCTATAAAGAGTCTGTGAGGTTCAATCCCGATCCACCAAATCACTGA